One genomic segment of Amycolatopsis sp. WQ 127309 includes these proteins:
- a CDS encoding SAM-dependent methyltransferase: MSEGAPIAPAGVDTEKPSAARVYDWYLGGNHHWAVDREFGRRVEKVWPLIRPISRQNRAFMNRVVSAAVDAGVRQFVDLGSGVPTAGNVHEIVRELLPFGERASVVYVDYEPVAAAHSRLILEKEDATDWAGLVERDIRRPAEIFADDVVSDLIDWSRPVCLLMITVMHFVGPSDDPDGLMATYRAKLAPGSWLALTHGTCRDDAPPARAAEVRAFIDAYRATTNPAWLRTAEELLPWFGGWPLLPPGMTSLPDWRPDERPTVLDLETRPFAWCAVARRPSL; this comes from the coding sequence ATGAGCGAAGGAGCGCCGATCGCGCCCGCCGGGGTGGACACGGAGAAGCCGTCCGCCGCGCGCGTCTACGACTGGTACCTCGGCGGCAACCACCACTGGGCGGTCGACCGCGAGTTCGGCCGCCGCGTGGAGAAGGTGTGGCCGCTGATCCGGCCGATCTCGCGGCAGAACCGGGCGTTCATGAACCGCGTCGTCTCGGCCGCGGTGGACGCCGGCGTCCGCCAGTTCGTCGACCTCGGCTCCGGTGTACCGACCGCGGGCAACGTGCACGAGATCGTCCGGGAGCTGCTGCCTTTTGGTGAGCGCGCGTCGGTCGTCTACGTCGACTACGAGCCGGTGGCGGCCGCGCACTCCCGGCTGATCCTGGAGAAGGAAGACGCGACGGACTGGGCGGGCCTGGTCGAGCGCGACATCCGGCGGCCCGCGGAGATCTTCGCGGACGACGTCGTGTCGGACCTGATCGACTGGTCACGGCCGGTGTGCCTGCTGATGATCACGGTGATGCACTTCGTCGGCCCGTCGGACGATCCCGACGGCCTGATGGCGACGTACCGGGCGAAGCTGGCGCCGGGCAGCTGGCTGGCGCTGACGCACGGCACCTGCCGCGACGACGCCCCGCCGGCCCGCGCGGCCGAGGTTCGCGCGTTCATCGACGCCTACCGCGCCACGACGAACCCCGCGTGGCTGCGCACGGCGGAAGAACTGCTCCCCTGGTTCGGCGGCTGGCCGTTGCTCCCGCCGGGGATGACATCGTTGCCGGACTGGCGTCCCGACGAGCGTCCGACGGTGCTGGATCTGGAGACGCGGCCCTTCGCCTGGTGCGCGGTCGCGCGCCGCCCGAGCCTCTGA
- a CDS encoding bifunctional diguanylate cyclase/phosphodiesterase — protein sequence MPETNAHGDAVAQPGPGGPATAPLPVASAEARTDERRFRAYTFAVLSLGLVAAFAVGSWLPFHWDSKLLWIGPVLAVAFLLAEQLGINVDVRSGISWTISFTEIPLVIGFFIAPFEVVLAAHLVAGIGTLLARKVAGRVLYNAGAFLLEITGAFAVAGLVKVAVGAGSGSEIPWVAALAGTLTAPLVSTLLALAAVRVLRRRMRVSTAVRLTARILVVGFVNASVGLSGYLVISNTPKAWPLVLAVFLGLTALYWAYSDLLREQRDMEALSDVSLMVARSGQQAAARPASRADELVGGVDVREWATIAERIKDQLAAGRVVLRLRLEPKDTMRVVVAGDDLPAADPGADDPLLRLPGAHVRHFRITEANPDVRAALLDRGAQEALVVPLRSANQLLGVVEAHDRLSRWRGFGKYDVQLLGTMASHLATSLDNRRLLATLRHDAYHDPLTGHLNRPGFRQVAKEPLRDFANAVVLRIDLDVFSTVSDALGYAWADRMVIAAGRRIRDALGPDVPLARLEGASFAALLVGTPPEDAHHAAERLREELSAPYPVDRLSVEANAMIGYATTSAEETGDAVDIEGLLQRADVAVRATKGGEEVRGYVPSMGQIFLRRFQMVTQFRQSLEDGQVSVHYQPKITLPNRQVAGVEALVRWVHPEFGRLGPDEFVPAIEAAGLIGVLTSFVLGEALKRCRKWLDEGLRISVAVNLSVRNLADEDFPNKVARELDRVGIPPELLTFELTESGVMSDPQKALPILRELHSLGITLAVDDFGTGYSSLAYLRQLPVDQVKIDKSFVLGMGTDLGDLAVVRSIVELGHSLGLTVVAEGVEEDVARDQLEAMGCDVAQGYLISRPLPEDRLEAWLQARTARSPGRHSETVLTLLT from the coding sequence ATGCCGGAGACCAACGCGCACGGCGACGCCGTGGCGCAGCCCGGGCCGGGCGGTCCCGCGACCGCGCCGCTCCCCGTGGCCTCCGCCGAGGCACGGACCGACGAACGCCGGTTCCGCGCCTACACCTTCGCGGTACTGAGCCTGGGACTCGTCGCCGCGTTCGCGGTCGGTTCGTGGCTGCCGTTCCACTGGGACAGCAAGCTGCTGTGGATCGGCCCGGTCCTCGCGGTCGCGTTCCTGCTCGCCGAGCAGCTCGGCATCAACGTCGACGTCCGCAGCGGCATCTCGTGGACCATCTCCTTCACCGAGATCCCGCTCGTCATCGGTTTCTTCATCGCGCCGTTCGAGGTCGTGCTGGCCGCGCACCTGGTCGCGGGCATCGGCACGCTGCTCGCGCGGAAGGTCGCCGGCCGCGTCCTCTACAACGCCGGCGCGTTCCTGCTCGAGATCACCGGCGCCTTCGCGGTCGCCGGTCTGGTGAAGGTCGCCGTAGGCGCCGGTTCGGGCAGCGAGATCCCCTGGGTCGCCGCGCTCGCCGGCACGCTGACCGCGCCGCTCGTCAGCACGCTGCTCGCGCTCGCCGCGGTACGCGTGCTGCGCCGCCGGATGCGCGTCAGCACCGCCGTCCGGCTCACCGCGCGGATCCTGGTCGTCGGGTTCGTCAACGCGTCGGTCGGCCTCTCCGGTTACCTCGTCATCTCGAACACGCCCAAGGCGTGGCCGCTGGTGCTCGCCGTCTTCCTCGGTCTCACCGCGCTCTACTGGGCCTACTCCGACCTGCTGCGCGAGCAGCGGGACATGGAGGCGCTCTCGGACGTCAGCCTGATGGTCGCCCGCTCCGGCCAGCAGGCCGCGGCGCGCCCGGCCAGCCGCGCGGACGAGCTCGTCGGCGGCGTCGACGTCCGCGAGTGGGCGACGATCGCCGAGCGCATCAAGGACCAGCTCGCCGCCGGCCGCGTCGTGCTGCGGCTGCGGCTGGAGCCGAAGGACACCATGCGCGTGGTCGTCGCGGGCGACGACCTGCCGGCCGCCGACCCGGGCGCCGACGACCCGCTGCTGCGCCTGCCCGGCGCGCACGTCCGGCACTTCCGGATCACCGAGGCCAACCCCGACGTCCGCGCGGCGCTGCTCGACCGCGGCGCGCAGGAGGCGCTCGTCGTCCCGCTGCGCAGCGCGAACCAGCTGCTCGGCGTCGTCGAGGCGCACGACCGGCTGTCCCGCTGGCGCGGCTTCGGCAAGTACGACGTCCAGCTGCTCGGCACGATGGCCAGCCACCTCGCGACGTCGCTGGACAACCGGCGGCTGCTCGCGACCCTGCGCCACGACGCCTACCACGACCCGCTCACCGGGCACCTCAACCGGCCGGGCTTCCGGCAGGTGGCGAAGGAACCGTTGCGGGACTTCGCGAACGCCGTCGTGCTGCGGATCGACCTCGACGTCTTCTCCACCGTCTCCGACGCGCTGGGCTACGCCTGGGCCGACCGGATGGTCATCGCCGCCGGCCGCCGCATCCGCGACGCGCTCGGCCCCGACGTCCCGCTGGCCCGGCTCGAAGGCGCGTCGTTCGCGGCGCTGCTCGTCGGCACCCCGCCCGAGGACGCCCACCACGCGGCCGAGCGGCTGCGCGAGGAGCTGTCCGCGCCGTACCCGGTGGACCGGCTTTCGGTCGAGGCCAACGCGATGATCGGCTACGCGACGACGTCCGCGGAGGAAACCGGCGACGCCGTCGACATCGAAGGCCTGCTGCAGCGCGCCGACGTCGCTGTTCGCGCTACCAAGGGCGGTGAGGAGGTCCGCGGCTACGTGCCGAGCATGGGCCAGATCTTCCTGCGCCGCTTCCAGATGGTCACGCAGTTCCGGCAGTCCCTCGAAGACGGCCAGGTCAGCGTCCACTACCAGCCGAAGATCACGCTGCCGAACCGGCAGGTGGCCGGCGTCGAGGCGCTGGTCCGCTGGGTGCACCCGGAGTTCGGCAGGCTCGGCCCGGACGAGTTCGTCCCGGCCATCGAGGCGGCCGGCCTGATCGGCGTGCTGACGTCGTTCGTGCTCGGCGAGGCGCTGAAGCGCTGCCGCAAGTGGCTCGACGAGGGCCTGCGGATCTCGGTGGCGGTCAACCTGTCGGTGCGCAACCTGGCCGACGAGGACTTCCCGAACAAGGTGGCCCGCGAGCTGGACCGCGTCGGCATCCCGCCCGAGCTGCTGACGTTCGAGCTGACCGAGTCCGGCGTGATGTCCGACCCGCAGAAGGCGCTGCCGATCCTGCGCGAGCTGCACTCGCTGGGCATCACGCTCGCGGTGGACGACTTCGGCACCGGCTACTCGTCGCTGGCCTACCTGCGCCAGCTGCCGGTGGACCAGGTCAAGATCGACAAGAGCTTCGTCCTCGGCATGGGCACCGACCTCGGCGACCTGGCCGTGGTGCGCTCGATCGTCGAGCTGGGCCACTCGCTGGGCCTGACGGTGGTCGCGGAAGGCGTCGAAGAGGACGTCGCGCGCGACCAGCTCGAGGCGATGGGCTGCGACGTCGCGCAGGGCTACCTCATCTCGCGGCCGCTGCCGGAGGACCGCCTGGAGGCGTGGCTGCAGGCCCGTACCGCGCGGTCTCCCGGCCGCCACTCCGAGACCGTCTTGACCCTGCTGACCTGA
- a CDS encoding SAM-dependent methyltransferase: MNERDAAPRAPEGVDTEKPSAARIYDWYLGGTQNWAVDREFGRRVEQQWPLVRPGSKQNREFMNRAVRAALKAGIRQFVDLGSGVPTAGNVHEVVEAELPDEHDATVVYVDYEPVAVAHATLILEEEAATDWAGIVQADMRDAKAVLRAEETKRLIDFSKPVCVMMMAVLHFVGPDDDPHGLLKAYRDALAPGSWLAISQMSEGDGEGESLAGLRWFVEQYRKTSNPVWLRTREEIEPLFGDWPILEPGIVHLPDWRPDRKLNALEAEARPYAWCGIAEKPLG; the protein is encoded by the coding sequence GTGAACGAGCGGGACGCCGCGCCCAGAGCACCCGAGGGCGTCGACACGGAGAAGCCGTCCGCGGCCCGGATCTACGACTGGTACCTCGGCGGTACCCAGAACTGGGCCGTGGACCGCGAGTTCGGGCGGCGCGTCGAACAGCAGTGGCCGCTCGTGCGCCCCGGCTCCAAGCAGAACCGCGAGTTCATGAACCGCGCCGTGCGCGCGGCGCTCAAGGCCGGGATCCGCCAGTTCGTCGACCTCGGCTCCGGTGTCCCGACGGCCGGCAACGTCCACGAGGTCGTCGAGGCCGAGCTGCCGGACGAGCACGACGCGACGGTCGTCTACGTCGACTACGAGCCGGTCGCCGTCGCCCACGCGACGCTCATCCTCGAGGAGGAGGCGGCGACCGACTGGGCCGGCATCGTCCAGGCCGACATGCGCGACGCCAAGGCCGTGCTGCGCGCGGAAGAGACGAAGCGGCTCATCGACTTCTCGAAGCCGGTCTGCGTGATGATGATGGCGGTGCTGCACTTCGTCGGCCCGGACGACGACCCGCACGGCCTGCTCAAGGCGTACCGCGACGCGCTCGCGCCGGGCAGCTGGCTGGCGATCTCGCAGATGAGCGAGGGTGACGGCGAAGGCGAGTCGCTGGCCGGGCTGAGGTGGTTCGTCGAGCAGTACCGGAAGACGAGCAACCCGGTGTGGCTGCGCACCCGCGAGGAGATCGAGCCGCTGTTCGGCGACTGGCCGATCCTGGAGCCGGGCATCGTGCACCTGCCGGACTGGCGGCCCGACCGGAAGCTGAACGCACTGGAAGCCGAAGCCCGCCCGTACGCGTGGTGCGGTATCGCGGAGAAGCCGCTCGGATGA
- a CDS encoding GNAT family N-acetyltransferase, producing the protein MHSDVIASEHATRLAAVDPLLPGSSPFESTENAVVLDVDLGDSAATGRASRVQVDRDAPNAPWRALTEHRLDLQLAGPQPAAALDALLTRWDEHLRAVAEPGDTETAAVLPRASRDAAGTREMLHHGFAPLRVVAVRPADRMIPEGPRGTPGVKIRRAEPGDLDTAVALGMELHSFDAQYGTVNLRSGVEDILAKDLAEQLNRPEPPLWIAELYGRALGMVNVQHPGETGWISDRVKAGRVGYLSSLAVAEAARSSGVGTALSAHAHQVLDEEGTDVVLLHHAAANPLSTPFWYAQGYRPLWTYWQRRPAVR; encoded by the coding sequence ATGCACAGCGATGTGATTGCCAGCGAGCACGCGACGCGGCTCGCGGCGGTGGACCCCCTCCTCCCCGGCTCCTCCCCCTTCGAGAGCACCGAAAACGCGGTGGTGCTGGACGTCGACCTCGGCGACTCGGCTGCCACCGGGCGCGCGTCCCGCGTCCAGGTGGACCGCGACGCCCCCAACGCGCCGTGGCGCGCGCTCACCGAGCACCGCCTCGACCTCCAGCTGGCGGGCCCGCAGCCGGCCGCCGCGCTCGACGCCCTACTCACCCGATGGGATGAACATCTGCGCGCGGTCGCCGAACCGGGCGACACCGAGACCGCCGCGGTCCTCCCGCGGGCCAGCCGGGACGCCGCCGGCACGCGCGAAATGCTGCACCACGGCTTCGCGCCGCTGCGCGTGGTCGCGGTCCGCCCGGCCGACCGGATGATCCCGGAGGGCCCGCGCGGCACCCCGGGCGTCAAGATCCGCCGGGCCGAGCCCGGTGACCTCGACACCGCGGTGGCGCTGGGGATGGAGCTGCACTCCTTCGACGCCCAGTACGGCACGGTGAACCTGCGCTCGGGCGTCGAGGACATCCTGGCCAAGGACCTCGCCGAGCAGCTCAACCGGCCGGAACCGCCGTTGTGGATCGCCGAGCTGTACGGCCGGGCGCTCGGCATGGTGAACGTCCAGCACCCCGGCGAGACCGGCTGGATCAGCGACCGCGTCAAGGCCGGGCGCGTCGGCTACCTGTCGTCCTTGGCCGTCGCCGAAGCGGCGCGGTCGTCCGGTGTCGGTACCGCGCTGTCGGCCCACGCCCACCAGGTGCTCGACGAGGAGGGCACCGACGTCGTCCTGCTGCACCACGCCGCGGCGAACCCGCTTTCGACGCCGTTCTGGTACGCCCAGGGCTACCGGCCGCTGTGGACGTATTGGCAGCGTCGCCCAGCCGTTCGGTGA
- the lon gene encoding endopeptidase La, which translates to MSDTRLLPVLPLDDDVVLPGMVVPLDLTDTETRAAVESAQAGTPSQASFPGIRSTGATKAEVLIVPRVHGEYAEYGTVATVERIGRVPGGKAAVLLRGTARALVGRMADGPGAARWVHAEDAPETTGDQTAKLAAEYKAVVISILQQRGGWQLIDAVQQVEDPSAVADLSGNAPYLDTDRKVELLTTLDVTARLEKALEWSKEHLAELEVTDTIRKDVSEGMEKQQKEFLLRRQLEAIRKELGELDGSTDDTDYRARVEGAELPDAVKKAALAEVDKLDRTSEQSPEGGWIRTWLDTVLELPWNERTEDVYDIAAARAVLDADHAGLDDVKERIIEYLAVRKRRAESGLGPVGGRRSGAVLALAGPPGVGKTSLGESVAKAMGRKFVRVALGGIRDEAEIRGHRRTYVGALPGRIVRAIKEAGSMNPVVLLDEIDKIGADYRGDPTAALLEVLDPEQNHTFRDHYLEVELDLSDVVFLATANALETIPGPLLDRMELVTLDGYTEHEKVTIARDHLLPRELERAGLSTDDVALTDAAFSRIAAEYTREAGVRAANRTIAKVLRKIATKVALDQVSLPLTIDDADLETYLGRPRHLPESSLPASTQRTATPGVATGLAVTGAGGDVLYIEASLADQESGASGLQLTGQLGDVMKESVQIALSYLRSHGAELELPVGDLKNRGIHVHVPAGAVPKDGPSAGVTMTTALASLLSGRVVKADVAMTGEVSLTGRVLPIGGVKQKLLAAHRAGMKTVIIPQRNEPDLDDVPAEVLSQLDVHAVANVREVLDLALTPASTPVAQAA; encoded by the coding sequence ATGTCCGACACCCGCCTCCTGCCCGTGCTCCCGCTCGATGACGACGTCGTGCTGCCGGGCATGGTCGTCCCGCTCGACCTCACCGACACCGAGACGCGGGCCGCGGTGGAGTCCGCCCAGGCCGGCACGCCCAGCCAGGCGTCCTTCCCCGGCATCCGGTCGACCGGCGCCACCAAGGCCGAAGTCCTGATCGTGCCGCGCGTCCACGGCGAGTACGCCGAGTACGGCACCGTCGCGACCGTCGAGCGCATCGGGCGTGTGCCCGGTGGCAAGGCCGCCGTGCTGCTGCGCGGCACCGCCCGCGCGCTCGTCGGCCGGATGGCCGACGGTCCCGGCGCCGCCCGCTGGGTGCACGCCGAGGACGCCCCCGAAACCACCGGCGACCAGACCGCGAAGCTCGCGGCCGAGTACAAGGCCGTCGTCATCTCGATCCTCCAGCAGCGCGGCGGCTGGCAGCTGATCGACGCCGTCCAGCAGGTCGAGGACCCGTCCGCGGTCGCCGACCTGTCCGGCAACGCGCCCTACCTCGACACCGACCGGAAGGTCGAGCTGCTCACCACGCTCGACGTCACCGCGCGCCTGGAGAAGGCGCTCGAGTGGAGCAAGGAGCACCTGGCCGAGCTCGAGGTCACCGACACGATCCGCAAGGACGTCTCCGAAGGCATGGAGAAGCAGCAGAAGGAGTTCCTGCTGCGCCGCCAGCTCGAAGCGATCCGCAAGGAGCTGGGCGAGCTCGACGGCAGCACCGACGACACGGACTACCGCGCCCGCGTCGAAGGCGCCGAACTGCCCGATGCCGTGAAGAAGGCCGCGCTGGCCGAGGTGGACAAGCTGGACCGGACGTCCGAGCAGTCCCCCGAGGGCGGATGGATCCGCACCTGGCTGGACACCGTCCTGGAGCTGCCGTGGAACGAGCGCACCGAGGACGTCTACGACATCGCGGCCGCGCGCGCCGTGCTGGACGCCGACCACGCGGGCCTCGACGACGTCAAGGAACGCATCATCGAGTACCTGGCCGTCCGGAAGCGTCGCGCGGAGTCGGGTCTCGGCCCGGTCGGCGGACGTCGTTCCGGCGCGGTGCTCGCCCTCGCGGGCCCTCCCGGGGTCGGCAAGACGTCGCTGGGTGAGTCCGTCGCGAAGGCCATGGGCCGCAAGTTCGTCCGCGTCGCCCTCGGCGGCATCCGCGACGAGGCGGAGATCCGCGGTCACCGCCGCACCTACGTCGGCGCGCTGCCCGGCCGGATCGTCCGCGCCATCAAGGAAGCCGGCTCGATGAACCCGGTCGTGCTGCTCGACGAGATCGACAAGATCGGCGCCGACTACCGCGGCGACCCGACCGCGGCGCTGCTCGAAGTGCTGGACCCGGAACAGAACCACACGTTCCGCGACCACTACCTCGAGGTCGAGCTGGACCTGTCCGACGTCGTGTTCCTGGCGACGGCCAACGCCCTGGAGACCATCCCCGGCCCGCTGCTGGACCGGATGGAACTGGTGACGCTGGACGGCTACACCGAGCACGAGAAGGTCACCATCGCCCGCGACCACCTGCTCCCCCGCGAGCTGGAGCGCGCCGGCCTGAGCACGGACGACGTCGCGCTGACGGACGCCGCGTTCAGCCGGATCGCCGCCGAGTACACCCGCGAGGCGGGTGTGCGCGCCGCGAACCGCACGATCGCGAAGGTGCTGCGCAAGATCGCGACGAAGGTGGCGCTGGACCAGGTGTCCTTGCCGCTCACGATCGACGACGCCGACCTCGAGACCTACCTGGGCCGGCCGCGTCACCTGCCGGAGTCGTCGCTGCCCGCGTCGACCCAGCGGACCGCGACCCCGGGCGTGGCCACGGGCCTGGCGGTGACGGGGGCCGGCGGTGACGTCCTCTACATCGAGGCGTCGCTGGCGGACCAGGAGTCCGGCGCGTCCGGGCTGCAGCTGACCGGCCAGCTCGGCGACGTGATGAAGGAGTCCGTCCAGATCGCGCTGTCCTACCTGCGCTCGCACGGCGCGGAGCTGGAACTGCCGGTCGGTGACCTGAAGAACCGCGGCATCCACGTCCACGTGCCGGCCGGCGCGGTCCCGAAGGACGGGCCGAGCGCGGGCGTCACGATGACGACGGCGCTGGCGTCGCTGCTCTCGGGCCGCGTGGTGAAGGCGGACGTCGCGATGACGGGCGAGGTGTCCCTGACCGGCCGCGTCCTCCCGATCGGCGGTGTCAAGCAGAAGCTGCTGGCCGCCCACCGGGCGGGGATGAAGACGGTGATCATCCCGCAGCGCAACGAGCCGGACCTGGACGACGTCCCGGCCGAGGTGCTGTCCCAGCTGGACGTCCACGCGGTGGCGAACGTCCGCGAGGTCCTGGACCTCGCCCTGACCCCGGCTTCGACGCCGGTCGCCCAGGCGGCGTAA